The following coding sequences lie in one Arachis hypogaea cultivar Tifrunner chromosome 4, arahy.Tifrunner.gnm2.J5K5, whole genome shotgun sequence genomic window:
- the LOC112797775 gene encoding large ribosomal subunit protein eL34, translating into MVQRLTYRKRHSYATKSNQHRVVKTPGGKLVYQSTKKRASGPKCPVTGKRIQGIPHLRPAEYKRSRLPRNRRTVNRAYGGVLSGGAVRERIIRAFLVEEQKIVKKVLKIQKAKEKQASRS; encoded by the exons ATGGTTCAGAGGCTCACTTATCGTAAGCGCCATAGCTATGCCACCAAATCCAACCAGCACCGTGTTGTCAAAACCCCCG GTGGGAAGCTGGTGTACCAGAGTACGAAGAAGAGAGCAAGTGGACCAAAATGCCCTGTCACCGGAAAGAGGATCCAAGGG ATTCCACATCTGAGACCTGCTGAATACAAGAGATCTAGGTTGCCTAGAAACCGCCGCACAGTGAACCGTGCCTATGGAGGTGTCTTGTCTGGAGGAGCAGTTAGAGAAAG GATTATCCGTGCTTTCCTTGTTGAGGAACAAAAAATTGTGAAGAAGGTGTTGAAGATCCAAAAggcaaaagaaaagcaagcatcAAGGAGTTAA